Proteins from a genomic interval of Kribbella aluminosa:
- a CDS encoding aspartate kinase — protein MGRVVHKYGGSSVADADGIKRVAQRIVATKKAGNDVVVVISAMGDTTDELMDLAQQVSPLPPPRELDMLLTSGERISAALLAMAIANLGYEARSFTGSQAGVITTSAHGNARIIDITPGRIEEALGEGHIAIVAGFQGVAQDTKDITTMGRGASDTTAVALAAALNADYCEIYTDVDGIFTADPRIVPAARHVPKISYEEMLEMAACGAKVLHLRCVEYARRYNVPVHVRSSFSQKEGTWVVDAKELDQMEQAIISGVAHDRGEAKITVVGVPDKPGEAARIFETVAGAETNIDMIVQNVSAVSTNRTDISFTLPRSDGARAMSALARMKDEVGYEQLLYDDQIGKVSVVGVGMRSHPGVSAKFFSALADAGVNIEMISTSEIRISVVVDENLVNAAVTAAHTAFDLDDEHTQAVVYGGTGR, from the coding sequence GTGGGACGCGTCGTGCACAAGTACGGCGGTTCTTCGGTCGCCGACGCCGATGGCATCAAGCGCGTGGCCCAACGGATCGTCGCGACGAAGAAGGCCGGGAACGACGTGGTGGTCGTCATCTCCGCGATGGGAGACACCACCGACGAGCTGATGGACCTGGCCCAGCAGGTCTCTCCGCTGCCACCACCGCGCGAGCTCGACATGCTGCTCACCTCGGGTGAGCGGATCTCGGCCGCGCTACTGGCGATGGCGATCGCCAACCTGGGGTACGAAGCACGCAGCTTCACCGGCTCTCAGGCCGGCGTGATCACCACGTCCGCGCACGGCAACGCCCGGATCATCGACATCACGCCGGGCCGGATCGAGGAAGCGCTCGGCGAGGGGCACATCGCGATCGTTGCCGGGTTCCAGGGCGTCGCCCAGGACACCAAGGACATCACCACGATGGGCCGCGGCGCCTCCGACACCACCGCGGTCGCGCTCGCCGCCGCGCTGAACGCGGACTACTGCGAGATCTACACCGACGTGGACGGCATCTTCACCGCGGACCCGCGGATCGTGCCGGCCGCGCGGCATGTCCCGAAGATCTCCTACGAGGAGATGCTCGAGATGGCCGCCTGCGGCGCGAAGGTGCTGCACCTGCGCTGCGTCGAGTACGCGCGGCGTTACAACGTCCCTGTCCACGTGCGTTCCTCCTTCTCGCAGAAGGAAGGCACCTGGGTCGTCGATGCGAAGGAACTGGATCAAATGGAACAGGCGATCATCTCCGGAGTGGCCCACGATCGCGGTGAGGCCAAGATCACCGTGGTCGGCGTACCGGACAAGCCCGGTGAGGCCGCCCGGATCTTCGAGACGGTCGCCGGCGCCGAGACCAACATCGACATGATCGTGCAGAACGTGTCCGCGGTGTCCACGAACCGCACCGACATCTCGTTCACGCTGCCGCGGTCCGACGGCGCCCGGGCGATGTCCGCGCTGGCGCGGATGAAGGACGAGGTCGGCTACGAGCAGTTGCTGTACGACGACCAGATCGGAAAGGTCTCGGTCGTCGGAGTCGGAATGCGCTCGCACCCGGGCGTGTCCGCGAAGTTCTTCTCCGCGCTCGCCGACGCCGGCGTGAACATCGAGATGATCTCCACCTCGGAGATCCGGATCTCGGTGGTCGTGGACGAGAACCTGGTGAATGCCGCCGTGACCGCGGCGCACACCGCATTCGATCTGGACGACGAGCACACCCAAGCTGTCGTCTACGGAGGAACGGGACGGTGA
- a CDS encoding aspartate-semialdehyde dehydrogenase, whose translation MSAVENTIEDRTGLPSLAVVGATGAVGSVMLTLLSTRQNVWGEIRLIASERSAGKQLVVRGETVEVIALSEDAFDGIDVAMFDVPDEVSAHWAPIAAAKGAVVVDNSGAFRMDPDVPLVVPEVNAEAARNRPRGIISNPNCTTLSMIVAMGALHHRYELEQLVVASYQAASGAGQSGIDALYDQLAKVAGNRELGSSPGDVRRVVGNDLGPFAAPLALNVVPWAGSLKDDGWSSEELKVRNESRKILGLPDLKVSATCVRVPVVTTHSLSVHARFVQEVDADGAREVLRDAPGVLLFDNPAEGEFPTPADVVGTDPTWVGRIRKSLDDPNALELFVCGDNLRKGAALNTAQIAEVVAKEFIPAEA comes from the coding sequence GTGAGCGCTGTGGAGAACACGATCGAGGACCGGACGGGTCTGCCCTCGCTGGCGGTGGTCGGTGCGACCGGCGCCGTCGGGTCGGTGATGCTCACCCTGCTCTCCACGAGGCAGAACGTCTGGGGCGAGATCCGGCTGATCGCCTCCGAGCGCTCCGCGGGCAAGCAACTCGTGGTTCGCGGCGAGACCGTCGAGGTGATCGCGCTCAGCGAGGACGCCTTCGACGGCATCGACGTCGCGATGTTCGACGTACCGGACGAGGTGTCCGCGCACTGGGCGCCGATCGCGGCCGCCAAGGGCGCCGTCGTGGTGGACAACTCGGGCGCGTTCCGGATGGACCCGGACGTGCCGCTGGTGGTCCCCGAGGTGAACGCCGAGGCCGCCCGGAATCGTCCGAGGGGCATCATCTCGAACCCGAACTGCACGACGCTGTCGATGATCGTCGCGATGGGCGCGCTGCACCACCGGTACGAGCTCGAGCAGCTGGTGGTCGCGTCGTACCAGGCAGCGTCGGGAGCCGGGCAGTCCGGGATCGACGCGTTGTACGACCAGCTGGCGAAGGTGGCCGGCAACCGCGAGCTGGGGAGCTCGCCGGGTGATGTACGGCGGGTGGTCGGCAACGACCTCGGTCCGTTCGCGGCTCCGCTGGCGCTGAACGTCGTACCGTGGGCCGGCTCGTTGAAGGACGACGGGTGGTCGTCGGAGGAGCTGAAGGTACGCAACGAGTCCCGGAAGATCCTCGGGCTGCCGGATCTGAAGGTGTCCGCGACGTGTGTGCGGGTCCCGGTCGTCACCACGCATTCGTTGTCGGTGCACGCGCGGTTCGTGCAGGAGGTCGACGCGGACGGGGCTCGTGAGGTACTGCGGGACGCCCCGGGGGTGCTGCTGTTCGACAACCCGGCCGAAGGGGAGTTCCCGACGCCGGCGGACGTGGTCGGTACGGACCCGACCTGGGTCGGGCGGATCCGGAAGTCGCTCGACGACCCGAATGCGCTGGAGCTGTTCGTCTGCGGCGACAACCTGCGCAAGGGTGCGGCGCTGAACACCGCGCAGATCGCCGAGGTCGTCGCCAAGGAGTTCATCCCCGCCGAAGCCTAA
- the dinB gene encoding DNA polymerase IV has product MPSVGAATILHADLDAFYASVEQRDDPRLRGRPVIVGAGVVLACSYEAKAYGVRTAMNGGQALRRCPGAIVVEPRMSAYTEASRAVFKVFDDTTPLVEGLSIDEAFLDVAGLRKIRGTPVQIAARLRAEVMSRVGLPITVGVARTKFLAKVASGVAKPNGLLEVAPDGELDFLHPLDVSRLWGVGEVTAEKLRSRGLTKVGDVAMLPEAALVAMLGRASGRQLHALAHNRDPRPIEVGRRRRSIGSQRALGRSPKSPATLDAVLAGLVDRITRRMRSAGRSGRTVTLRLRFDDFTRATRSHTLPQATDQTRALLVTARALLRGAQPLIAAQGLTMIGVSVGNLENDAALQLALPFDKAANNELDSALDQVKDKFGTAAITRGILLGRSPGLEMPMLPD; this is encoded by the coding sequence GTGCCCTCGGTAGGTGCGGCGACGATCCTGCATGCCGATCTGGACGCGTTCTACGCGTCGGTCGAGCAGCGCGACGACCCACGCCTGCGTGGGCGTCCGGTGATCGTCGGCGCCGGCGTGGTGCTCGCCTGCAGCTACGAGGCGAAGGCGTACGGCGTGCGGACCGCGATGAACGGCGGCCAGGCGCTCCGCCGCTGCCCCGGCGCGATCGTGGTCGAGCCGCGGATGTCGGCGTACACCGAGGCCAGCCGGGCGGTCTTCAAGGTCTTCGACGACACCACACCGCTGGTCGAGGGGCTGTCGATCGACGAGGCGTTCCTGGATGTCGCCGGGCTGCGGAAGATCCGCGGTACGCCGGTGCAGATCGCGGCCAGGTTGCGCGCCGAGGTGATGTCCCGGGTCGGCCTGCCGATCACCGTCGGGGTTGCGCGGACGAAGTTCCTGGCCAAGGTCGCGAGCGGGGTCGCGAAGCCGAACGGTCTGCTCGAGGTGGCGCCCGACGGCGAGCTGGACTTCCTGCATCCGCTGGACGTCTCGCGGTTGTGGGGCGTCGGCGAGGTGACCGCGGAGAAGCTCCGGAGCCGCGGGCTGACCAAGGTCGGTGACGTCGCGATGCTGCCCGAGGCGGCGCTGGTCGCGATGCTCGGACGCGCCTCCGGGCGGCAGTTGCACGCGCTCGCGCACAACCGCGACCCGCGGCCGATCGAGGTCGGGCGGCGACGCCGGTCGATCGGATCCCAGCGCGCGCTGGGCCGGTCGCCGAAGTCGCCGGCCACGCTGGACGCGGTGCTCGCCGGCCTGGTCGACCGCATCACCCGGCGGATGCGCTCCGCGGGCCGCTCCGGCCGGACGGTCACGCTGCGCCTGCGGTTCGACGACTTCACGCGCGCGACCCGCTCCCACACGTTGCCTCAGGCAACCGATCAGACGCGCGCCCTGCTGGTGACGGCGCGGGCCCTGCTCCGCGGCGCGCAACCGCTGATCGCCGCGCAGGGGCTGACCATGATCGGCGTCTCGGTGGGCAACCTGGAGAACGACGCCGCCCTGCAGCTGGCACTCCCGTTCGACAAGGCCGCGAACAACGAGCTCGACAGCGCCCTCGACCAGGTCAAGGACAAGTTCGGCACCGCCGCCATCACCCGCGGCATCCTGCTCGGCAGGTCCCCCGGCCTCGAGATGCCGATGCTGCCGGATTAG
- a CDS encoding DUF5063 domain-containing protein, translated as MTEPTDIAERALATDSEDLEEFAEQIADQVRSFLISVRDIAAQPDEDGVDEGLASLPYLLLEVSQLLLAGGRLGAFEDFVPEERFESDAGPDPDLDAMRDRLAVLFEGLDEYAEVFDPYAAPPEITVNRLSDDLTAIATDLVHGLAHYEDGRVVEALWWWQFSYVSTWGAAASAVLRAIQSLIAHDRLEPAHDAETEATDRELVEVAEEAVQRR; from the coding sequence ATGACTGAACCAACCGATATTGCAGAGCGCGCATTGGCCACGGACTCCGAGGACCTGGAGGAGTTCGCCGAGCAGATCGCCGACCAGGTTCGGAGCTTCCTGATCTCGGTCCGCGACATCGCCGCGCAGCCGGACGAGGACGGGGTCGACGAGGGCCTCGCCTCGCTGCCGTATCTGCTGCTCGAGGTGAGCCAGCTGCTGCTGGCCGGCGGGCGGCTCGGGGCGTTCGAGGACTTCGTGCCGGAGGAGCGCTTCGAGAGCGACGCCGGCCCGGACCCGGACCTGGACGCGATGCGGGACCGGCTGGCGGTGCTGTTCGAGGGCCTGGACGAGTACGCCGAGGTCTTCGACCCGTACGCCGCGCCGCCGGAGATCACCGTCAACCGGCTCTCCGACGACCTGACGGCGATCGCGACCGACCTCGTGCACGGCCTCGCGCACTACGAGGACGGCCGGGTCGTCGAGGCGCTGTGGTGGTGGCAGTTCTCCTACGTCTCCACCTGGGGCGCGGCCGCGAGCGCCGTACTGCGGGCAATCCAGTCGCTGATCGCGCACGACCGGCTGGAGCCGGCGCACGACGCGGAGACCGAGGCCACCGACCGCGAGCTCGTCGAGGTCGCCGAGGAAGCCGTCCAGCGCCGGTAG
- a CDS encoding glycosyltransferase produces the protein MSRSTAPDVGIITTGHDVADARLHKITAALQHRDLRVELWGLGDAEGGPAGATVHAGPRGSLVQRLARTAVLPWRTNAKVVMTVDPDMIPVTRLVTMLRRRKLVVDVHEDYERLLADRAWAKGPAGLPARLIVRAGSKLAAGADLTVVADSHLAPHHAKHRLVVQNLPDHGFLAPSPPTGTPRAVYVGDLRTSRGLFDMVETVAGAPEWSLDLVGPVAPSDRDRIEARIAQPDLGGRVRLHGRQPPADAWRIAHGAWASLAMLQPTPAFIEAMPSKIYEYLASGLPVLSTRLPRQSKVIEESGGGVLVDSVAEASETLRRWSADPGELEKLRDHALQWAADHLPTTTPYDDLADAILNLLRGPA, from the coding sequence ATGTCACGCAGCACGGCGCCGGACGTGGGGATCATCACGACCGGCCACGACGTGGCCGATGCGCGCCTGCACAAGATCACCGCGGCCCTGCAGCACCGCGACCTGAGGGTCGAGCTGTGGGGCCTCGGTGATGCGGAGGGTGGCCCGGCCGGTGCGACGGTGCACGCCGGGCCGCGCGGCAGCCTGGTGCAGCGGCTGGCCCGGACCGCCGTACTGCCGTGGCGGACCAACGCCAAGGTGGTGATGACGGTCGACCCGGACATGATCCCGGTCACCCGGCTGGTCACCATGCTCCGGCGGCGCAAGCTCGTCGTCGACGTGCACGAGGACTACGAGCGGTTGCTGGCCGACCGTGCCTGGGCGAAAGGACCGGCGGGTCTGCCGGCCCGGCTGATCGTCCGGGCGGGCTCGAAACTGGCTGCGGGTGCCGACCTGACCGTGGTCGCCGACTCGCACCTCGCGCCGCACCATGCTAAGCACCGCCTGGTGGTGCAGAACCTTCCCGACCACGGCTTCCTGGCCCCGTCCCCGCCGACCGGCACGCCGCGTGCGGTGTACGTCGGGGATCTGCGGACCAGCCGTGGTCTGTTCGACATGGTCGAGACCGTCGCCGGGGCGCCGGAGTGGTCTCTCGACCTGGTCGGCCCGGTTGCACCGTCGGACCGGGACCGGATCGAGGCCCGGATCGCGCAGCCCGACCTGGGCGGCCGCGTCCGGTTGCACGGGCGCCAGCCACCCGCTGACGCCTGGCGGATCGCGCACGGCGCCTGGGCGAGCCTCGCCATGCTGCAGCCGACCCCGGCGTTCATCGAAGCGATGCCGTCGAAGATCTACGAGTACCTCGCCAGCGGCCTTCCCGTGCTGTCCACCCGGCTGCCCCGGCAGTCGAAGGTGATCGAGGAGTCCGGTGGCGGAGTCCTGGTGGACTCGGTGGCGGAGGCGTCCGAGACCCTGCGGCGCTGGTCCGCGGACCCGGGTGAGCTGGAGAAGCTGCGCGACCACGCGCTGCAGTGGGCGGCCGACCATCTGCCCACGACCACGCCGTACGACGATTTGGCCGACGCGATTCTCAACCTGCTAAGAGGACCTGCATGA
- a CDS encoding ABC transporter ATP-binding protein — MQKTTSTLPAVKVQDVSITYRTTFERVPTFKSAIVRLGRGERAVREVEAVQHVSFDVNHGTTIGIIGANGAGKSTLMRSIAGILPPTSGRIEVHGRVSTLLSLGVGFNAALSGKENVVLGGLAAGLSRKEIQARYEEIAEFAELGDFMEMPMRTYSSGMFSRLAFSVAVHMDPDILLIDEALSAGDASFKTKAAAKMSELVTNSRTMFLVSHAMSSVREMCNDCIWLHKGKLMMRGEPNEVIQAYTKFLQVGEEEAVSLEDL; from the coding sequence ATGCAGAAGACCACGTCCACCCTGCCCGCCGTCAAGGTGCAGGACGTGTCGATCACCTACCGGACCACGTTCGAGCGGGTGCCGACCTTCAAGAGCGCGATCGTCCGGCTCGGCCGCGGCGAGCGCGCGGTCCGCGAGGTCGAGGCCGTCCAGCACGTGTCGTTCGACGTCAACCACGGCACCACGATCGGCATCATCGGCGCGAACGGCGCCGGCAAGTCGACGCTGATGCGCTCGATCGCCGGCATTCTGCCGCCGACCTCGGGCCGGATCGAGGTGCACGGCCGGGTCTCCACGCTGCTGTCGCTGGGCGTCGGCTTCAACGCCGCCCTGTCCGGCAAGGAGAACGTCGTCCTCGGTGGCCTGGCGGCGGGTCTGAGCCGCAAGGAGATCCAGGCGCGGTACGAGGAGATCGCCGAGTTCGCCGAGCTCGGCGACTTCATGGAGATGCCGATGCGGACGTACTCGTCCGGCATGTTCAGCCGGCTGGCGTTCTCGGTCGCGGTGCACATGGACCCGGACATCCTGCTGATCGACGAGGCGCTGTCCGCCGGTGACGCGTCGTTCAAGACCAAGGCCGCGGCGAAGATGTCCGAGCTGGTCACGAACAGCCGCACGATGTTCCTGGTCAGCCACGCGATGAGCAGTGTCCGCGAGATGTGCAACGACTGCATCTGGCTGCACAAGGGCAAGCTGATGATGCGCGGCGAGCCCAACGAGGTGATCCAGGCCTACACCAAGTTCCTGCAGGTCGGGGAAGAAGAAGCTGTCTCACTCGAGGACCTCTGA
- a CDS encoding ArsR/SmtB family transcription factor: MHAFDILGDPVRRRILELLAEGELPAGSIAGTIGTEFGISQPAVSQHLKVLRDNGFATVTVDGTRRLYAVVPEPLREIDTWLDRYRKFWTNRLDALETELHRGRRS, encoded by the coding sequence GTGCATGCGTTCGACATCCTCGGCGACCCGGTCCGGCGCCGGATCCTGGAGCTGCTCGCCGAGGGCGAGCTGCCGGCCGGCAGTATCGCCGGCACCATCGGCACGGAGTTCGGGATCAGTCAGCCGGCCGTCTCCCAGCACCTGAAGGTGCTGCGGGACAACGGGTTCGCGACCGTGACCGTCGACGGCACCCGGCGGCTGTACGCCGTCGTCCCCGAGCCGCTGCGCGAGATCGATACCTGGCTGGACCGGTACCGGAAGTTCTGGACCAACCGGCTGGACGCCCTGGAGACCGAGCTGCACCGCGGCCGCCGCTCATAA
- a CDS encoding ABC transporter permease, whose translation MNATSVDEEFNPSVHVYEPHKVGLPAMRPYFKALWQRREFAAEMSRTNIRGAHTNTFFGQVWLVLNPLLLALVYYLLTDIIGGGGAKIDAGLRFAHMCGGLFAFYYFSGAMTAGAASVVGGGKLLMNQSFPRMLLPLSAVRTAFFRFVPTLVVYLVIHVLMGQKLRWQMLLAPAFLVMLTVFAAGMGMIFAALQVYFRDTASFLPYFVRIWLYMSPVLWFIEQAPPKFKGFIQYNPLYPLLGGWTDLLVKGHIPPMQLWLAGAFWAVLAFVVGSLFFMSRERDFVVRL comes from the coding sequence ATGAACGCGACTAGCGTCGACGAGGAGTTCAACCCGTCGGTGCATGTGTACGAACCGCACAAGGTCGGACTGCCGGCCATGCGCCCCTACTTCAAGGCGCTCTGGCAGCGACGGGAGTTCGCGGCGGAGATGTCCCGGACGAACATCCGGGGTGCGCACACGAACACCTTCTTCGGGCAGGTGTGGCTGGTCCTGAACCCGCTGCTGCTCGCCTTGGTGTATTACCTGCTCACCGACATCATCGGCGGTGGCGGTGCCAAGATCGATGCGGGACTGCGGTTCGCTCACATGTGCGGCGGCTTGTTCGCCTTCTACTACTTCTCGGGTGCGATGACGGCCGGTGCGGCCAGCGTCGTCGGCGGCGGCAAGCTGCTGATGAACCAGTCGTTCCCGCGGATGCTGCTGCCGTTGTCGGCGGTGCGGACCGCGTTCTTCCGGTTCGTGCCGACCCTGGTGGTGTATCTCGTCATCCACGTGTTGATGGGGCAGAAGCTGCGCTGGCAGATGCTGCTGGCGCCGGCGTTCCTGGTAATGCTGACGGTCTTCGCCGCCGGCATGGGGATGATCTTCGCCGCGCTGCAGGTGTACTTCCGGGACACGGCGAGCTTCCTGCCGTACTTCGTGCGCATCTGGCTGTACATGTCCCCGGTGCTGTGGTTCATCGAGCAGGCACCGCCGAAGTTCAAGGGCTTCATCCAGTACAACCCGCTGTACCCGCTGCTCGGCGGCTGGACCGACCTGCTGGTCAAGGGGCACATTCCGCCGATGCAGCTCTGGCTCGCCGGTGCGTTCTGGGCCGTCTTGGCCTTCGTCGTGGGCTCGTTGTTCTTCATGTCGAGGGAGCGTGATTTCGTTGTCCGTCTCTGA
- a CDS encoding dihydrofolate reductase family protein: MRNIVARLCMSEDGIVERPEQWLPRAALGQLMPATGTVLFGRRTFERYAGSLGVLEHTRNLVVGTRPVVARPGTEMLQGETRRVLTALKSVPGEDLHVIGSLTLIRSLLRWRLVDEVSLLIHPVAASRGTLLDRRQLRLISMCARDGGVLEANYRVRYAATAVPSTTLMSNGRWGGTRSRDRVASTARPAARTHA; encoded by the coding sequence ATGCGGAACATCGTGGCCAGGCTGTGCATGTCCGAGGACGGCATCGTGGAGCGGCCCGAGCAGTGGTTGCCGCGCGCCGCGCTCGGACAGCTGATGCCCGCGACCGGGACCGTGCTGTTCGGCCGCCGGACGTTCGAGCGGTACGCCGGTTCGCTCGGCGTACTGGAGCACACCCGGAACCTCGTGGTCGGCACCCGACCCGTGGTCGCCCGCCCGGGGACCGAGATGCTGCAGGGCGAGACCCGCCGGGTCCTGACCGCGCTGAAGTCCGTACCGGGCGAGGACCTGCACGTGATCGGCAGCCTCACGCTGATCCGCTCGCTGCTCAGGTGGCGCCTGGTCGACGAGGTGTCGCTGCTGATCCATCCGGTCGCCGCCAGCCGCGGTACGTTGCTGGACCGCCGGCAGCTCCGGCTGATCTCGATGTGTGCGCGCGACGGCGGCGTACTCGAGGCGAACTACCGCGTCCGCTACGCCGCGACCGCAGTACCGTCGACGACGCTGATGTCCAACGGCCGGTGGGGCGGGACGCGGAGCAGGGACAGGGTCGCCAGTACGGCGAGACCCGCCGCCAGGACCCACGCGTAG
- a CDS encoding helix-turn-helix domain-containing protein: MSTTDTERADHLKVLGLNDDEIRVYQHLLRTGPSSTVELDDAVPDRAGSIDSTLSGLVQAGLARRSGSDHSRYLPVPPDAGLEAMTLRRESELKQARIEVLNAYDEFRRTVHNESTTHLIEVVTGSAIVERIHQIKGSAQREILAIDSPPYYIGGPNQEEIDHLKRGVGYRVVYSPESVEVPGYLTENILPCVEAGEQARVLPDVPAKLTIIDGSIGYVSMSVRDTDVNRSLLIIRPSSLLTALIGMFELCWRNALPLHASVGAEDDRLEPIERRLLALLATGAADDTIARTLGISRRTFFRYLERLMNRTGASTRFQLALHAARENWL, from the coding sequence GTGAGCACAACGGACACGGAGCGTGCCGACCACTTGAAGGTGCTCGGACTCAACGACGACGAGATCAGGGTCTACCAGCATCTGCTGCGGACCGGGCCGTCGTCGACCGTCGAACTGGACGACGCCGTACCGGACCGGGCGGGTTCGATCGACAGCACGCTCAGCGGACTGGTGCAGGCCGGTCTGGCGCGGCGGTCCGGCTCGGACCACTCCCGGTACCTGCCGGTGCCGCCGGACGCCGGCCTGGAGGCGATGACGCTGCGCCGCGAGTCCGAGCTGAAGCAGGCCCGCATCGAGGTGCTGAACGCGTACGACGAGTTCCGCCGGACCGTGCACAACGAGTCCACCACGCACCTGATCGAGGTCGTCACCGGTAGCGCGATCGTCGAGCGGATCCATCAGATCAAGGGCAGTGCCCAGCGCGAGATCCTGGCCATCGACTCCCCGCCGTACTACATCGGCGGCCCGAACCAGGAGGAGATCGACCACCTGAAGCGCGGCGTCGGCTACCGGGTCGTGTACTCCCCGGAGTCCGTCGAGGTCCCCGGCTACCTGACAGAGAACATCCTCCCGTGCGTGGAGGCGGGTGAGCAGGCGCGCGTGCTGCCCGACGTACCGGCGAAGCTGACGATCATCGACGGCTCGATCGGGTACGTGTCGATGTCGGTGCGCGACACCGACGTGAACCGCTCGCTGCTGATCATCCGGCCGAGCAGCCTGCTGACCGCGCTGATCGGGATGTTCGAGCTGTGCTGGCGCAACGCGCTGCCGCTGCACGCGTCGGTCGGCGCGGAGGACGACCGGCTCGAGCCGATCGAGCGCCGCCTGCTGGCCCTGCTCGCGACCGGTGCCGCGGACGACACCATCGCCCGTACGCTCGGCATCAGCCGCCGGACGTTCTTCCGCTACCTGGAGCGGCTGATGAACCGCACAGGCGCCAGCACACGCTTCCAGCTGGCCCTCCACGCCGCCCGGGAGAACTGGCTCTAG
- a CDS encoding glycosyltransferase, protein MTNRPHLLYVAWGFPPCRGGGVYRALATANRFAALGWKVTVLTADRDTFFRFTGADLTLEERVDPSVEVVRVPFEWPILEADLRRWSKRRASNPKLWAKWRTKQDQIPFPESGYGPWRSVIEKAAERIHKAHKVDLTVATANPHVAFTAAYHLHKKFQVPYVMDYRDAWLLDVFTGDRLHEPNSRAARWEKKLVESAREVWFVNDPIKEWHEKLYPAQASRMHTVANGFDPDLVPDTQDRGAVTDRPLVFGYVGTVSPKVPLKEFVEGWQLAKEQSGELAGARAKIYGYLGYYAQPRADMLATINAAADAGVSYEGPVGKAEIAKAYDEFDAQLLMLGKGRYVTSGKVFEYLATGLPVVSVHDPENAASDVLRGHPLWFPVADVTPEAIAAALVEAAHAARTADEGIRAKAREFGASYRRDLQLDPRIEALAASVQGVAA, encoded by the coding sequence ATGACCAACCGCCCACACCTTCTGTACGTCGCCTGGGGCTTCCCGCCCTGCCGGGGCGGCGGTGTCTACCGGGCACTGGCCACAGCCAACCGGTTCGCCGCGCTCGGCTGGAAGGTGACTGTGCTGACGGCCGACCGCGACACGTTCTTCCGGTTCACCGGCGCGGACCTGACCCTCGAGGAGCGGGTCGACCCCTCCGTCGAGGTCGTTCGGGTGCCGTTCGAGTGGCCGATCCTGGAGGCCGACCTGCGCCGCTGGTCGAAGCGCCGCGCCTCGAACCCGAAGCTCTGGGCCAAGTGGCGCACCAAGCAGGACCAGATCCCGTTCCCGGAGAGCGGGTACGGGCCCTGGCGCTCGGTGATCGAGAAGGCCGCGGAGCGGATCCACAAGGCGCACAAGGTCGACCTCACGGTCGCCACGGCCAACCCGCACGTCGCGTTCACGGCGGCGTACCACCTGCACAAGAAGTTCCAGGTGCCGTACGTGATGGACTACCGCGATGCGTGGCTGCTGGACGTGTTCACCGGTGACCGGCTGCACGAGCCGAACAGCCGCGCCGCGCGCTGGGAGAAGAAGCTGGTCGAGTCCGCTCGCGAGGTCTGGTTCGTGAACGACCCGATCAAGGAGTGGCACGAGAAGCTCTACCCGGCGCAGGCGTCGAGGATGCACACGGTCGCGAACGGGTTCGACCCGGACCTGGTGCCGGACACGCAGGACCGTGGCGCGGTCACGGACCGGCCGCTGGTATTCGGGTACGTCGGGACCGTGTCGCCGAAGGTGCCGCTGAAGGAGTTCGTCGAGGGCTGGCAGCTGGCGAAGGAGCAGTCCGGGGAGCTGGCCGGCGCGCGCGCGAAGATCTACGGCTACCTCGGGTACTACGCCCAGCCGCGGGCGGACATGCTCGCGACGATCAACGCCGCCGCGGATGCCGGGGTCAGCTACGAGGGTCCGGTCGGCAAGGCCGAGATCGCGAAGGCGTACGACGAGTTCGACGCGCAGCTGCTGATGCTGGGCAAGGGGCGGTACGTGACCAGCGGGAAGGTGTTCGAGTACCTCGCGACCGGGCTGCCGGTGGTGTCGGTGCACGACCCGGAGAACGCGGCGTCCGACGTACTGCGGGGGCATCCGTTGTGGTTCCCGGTCGCGGACGTGACGCCGGAGGCGATCGCGGCGGCGCTGGTCGAGGCGGCGCACGCGGCGCGGACCGCGGACGAGGGGATCCGGGCGAAGGCGCGCGAGTTCGGGGCGTCGTACCGGCGGGACCTGCAGCTGGATCCGCGGATCGAAGCGCTGGCGGCGAGTGTGCAGGGGGTGGCAGCGTGA